Proteins encoded by one window of bacterium:
- a CDS encoding glycosyltransferase has protein sequence MTGQDRGERLHATKASEGRGSSARERPALSVVVPVYNEEENVQPLVAAIRNALAYTDSWELLLVDDGSTDATVAVAEGLAAQDRRIRVLKLARNYGQTAAMQAGFDHSRGAVVVTMDGDLQNDPADIPRLVARLEEGFDLVAGYRERRQDKVLTRKIPSWIANRLIRRVTGIPIRDNGCSLKAYRRELVDRLHLYADLHRFIPAMAAVTAGARITEIPVRHHPRRHGRSKYGLSRTVKVMLDLITVKTIQEVRERPLQLFGVGALGAFLFGIAFAAAAVVAHASFVVQKAQAVVFPGVSLLWFGLAFYLLMLGLIAEAALREELPSGHRSKPVVREVGGR, from the coding sequence GTGACGGGCCAGGATCGTGGCGAACGGCTCCATGCGACGAAGGCGTCGGAAGGGAGAGGCAGCAGCGCCCGAGAGCGGCCCGCGTTGTCCGTCGTCGTGCCGGTCTACAACGAGGAGGAGAACGTCCAGCCGCTGGTCGCTGCGATCCGCAACGCGCTGGCGTACACCGACTCGTGGGAGCTCCTGCTGGTGGACGATGGGAGCACGGACGCCACCGTTGCGGTAGCGGAGGGGCTCGCCGCGCAGGATCGCCGGATCCGGGTCCTGAAGCTGGCCCGGAACTACGGGCAGACCGCCGCAATGCAGGCCGGCTTCGACCACTCCCGCGGCGCGGTGGTGGTGACCATGGACGGCGACCTCCAGAACGACCCGGCCGACATCCCGCGGCTGGTCGCGCGATTGGAGGAAGGCTTCGACCTCGTGGCCGGCTACCGTGAGCGGCGGCAGGACAAGGTGCTGACGCGCAAGATCCCCTCGTGGATCGCGAACCGTTTGATCCGGCGGGTCACGGGGATCCCGATACGGGACAACGGTTGCTCGCTCAAGGCGTATCGGCGCGAGCTCGTTGATCGGCTGCACCTGTACGCCGACCTCCACCGGTTCATCCCCGCGATGGCCGCCGTGACCGCAGGTGCGCGGATCACGGAGATCCCGGTGCGGCATCATCCGCGGCGTCACGGCCGGAGCAAGTACGGTCTGTCTCGCACCGTGAAGGTCATGCTGGACCTGATCACGGTGAAGACGATCCAGGAGGTCCGCGAGCGGCCGCTCCAGCTCTTCGGTGTCGGGGCGCTGGGGGCGTTCTTGTTCGGTATCGCGTTTGCGGCCGCGGCGGTGGTCGCGCACGCGAGCTTCGTCGTGCAGAAGGCCCAGGCGGTCGTGTTTCCGGGCGTCTCGCTGCTCTGGTTCGGGCTGGCGTTCTATCTGCTGATGCTCGGCCTGATCGCGGAGGCGGCACTCCGGGAGGAGTTGCCGAGCGGGCACCGGAGCAAGCCGGTCGTGCGCGAGGTCGGGGGGCGATGA
- a CDS encoding FemAB family PEP-CTERM system-associated protein has product MSVMQSVHVEHAPSALRIERWQGDPHRWDAFVLGAEGATFCHLSAWQEIIGGVLGHEVLAMAAVDAAGDIVGVLPLVRVRSRIFGHYLVSMPFLNAGGPLGPPEVRARLVAWAVDEAARSGADLLEIRSRDDVAPGLVRSDRKITVVLPLPASAEALWNGTFRAKLRSQIRRPQKAGMEVRFGPEQAEAFYAVFTRNMRDLGTPVLPWRYFEAIRDRFGQSVLFAAVYRGQEPVAGGCGFVFRDTFELTWASSLRRYAREAPNMLLYWSLMERAIELGVGVFDFGRCTPGSGTHRFKQQWGGVDVPLPWSRWSPQGLGAPPTPDRPIYRLAGAVWRRLPLAVTTAVGPKLARVLP; this is encoded by the coding sequence GTGAGCGTGATGCAATCGGTCCACGTCGAGCACGCGCCGTCCGCGCTGCGCATCGAGCGTTGGCAGGGGGATCCGCACCGGTGGGATGCGTTCGTCCTCGGAGCGGAAGGCGCGACGTTCTGTCACCTCTCCGCATGGCAGGAGATCATCGGCGGCGTGCTCGGTCACGAGGTTCTCGCCATGGCCGCCGTGGACGCGGCCGGTGACATCGTGGGCGTCCTGCCGCTCGTCCGCGTCCGGAGCAGGATCTTCGGCCATTACCTCGTCTCGATGCCGTTTCTCAACGCAGGCGGCCCCCTCGGCCCGCCCGAGGTCCGAGCGCGGCTGGTGGCGTGGGCGGTGGATGAGGCGGCGCGGTCGGGCGCGGACCTCCTGGAGATACGCAGCCGCGACGACGTCGCGCCCGGCCTGGTCCGTTCGGACCGGAAGATCACGGTGGTGCTGCCGCTGCCGGCCTCGGCCGAAGCGCTCTGGAACGGCACGTTCCGGGCGAAGCTGCGGAGCCAGATCCGGCGGCCGCAGAAGGCGGGGATGGAGGTCCGGTTCGGCCCGGAGCAGGCGGAAGCGTTCTATGCGGTGTTCACGCGCAACATGCGGGACCTGGGCACGCCGGTGTTGCCGTGGCGCTACTTCGAGGCGATCCGCGATCGTTTCGGCCAGAGCGTGCTCTTCGCTGCCGTGTACCGGGGGCAGGAGCCGGTGGCGGGCGGCTGTGGTTTCGTGTTCCGTGACACGTTCGAGCTGACCTGGGCCTCCTCGCTCCGCCGGTACGCCCGTGAGGCGCCGAACATGCTGCTCTACTGGTCGCTCATGGAGCGGGCGATCGAGCTGGGTGTCGGCGTGTTCGACTTCGGCCGCTGCACGCCGGGAAGCGGCACGCATCGCTTCAAGCAGCAGTGGGGTGGCGTGGACGTGCCGCTGCCATGGTCCCGGTGGTCGCCGCAGGGGTTGGGGGCACCGCCGACGCCGGACAGGCCGATCTATCGCCTCGCCGGCGCGGTGTGGCGGCGGCTGCCTCTGGCGGTCACCACCGCAGTGGGCCCCAAGCTGGCGCGGGTGCTGCCGTGA
- a CDS encoding polysaccharide deacetylase family protein, whose protein sequence is MCAGVSTLIHHFTIDVEEYFQVSAFEAYVPRESWDRLESRVVRNVQDLLELLADHGARATFFVLGWIAERHPGLIRDIVSGGHEVASHGWDHMRITQLRPEQFREEARKTKRVLEDVAGTPVVGFRAPSFSVVPGCEWALEILVEEGYRYDSSLFPVRRPGYGYPNGKRDPHWLELRSGRLAEVPPATLRRWGLNVPAAGGAYFRLLPYRLVREAFLDCERRGVPGTFYIHPWELDPDQPRLDAPLLTRLRHYGGLRATRGRLIRLLREFRFGRIIDTVAAL, encoded by the coding sequence ATCTGCGCAGGAGTTTCAACGCTGATTCACCATTTCACGATCGACGTCGAAGAGTACTTCCAGGTATCCGCGTTCGAGGCGTACGTGCCTCGTGAGAGCTGGGATCGACTCGAGAGTCGCGTCGTCCGCAACGTCCAGGATCTGCTCGAACTGCTGGCCGATCACGGAGCGCGGGCGACCTTCTTCGTCCTCGGCTGGATCGCGGAGCGGCACCCCGGCCTGATCCGGGACATCGTCAGCGGAGGCCACGAGGTGGCCTCGCACGGTTGGGATCACATGCGGATCACGCAGCTCCGACCGGAGCAGTTCCGGGAGGAGGCCCGGAAGACGAAGCGGGTCCTGGAGGACGTGGCCGGGACGCCGGTGGTCGGCTTCCGGGCGCCGAGCTTCTCCGTCGTCCCCGGCTGTGAGTGGGCGCTCGAGATCCTGGTCGAGGAAGGCTACCGCTACGATTCGAGTCTCTTCCCAGTGCGGCGGCCGGGCTACGGCTACCCCAACGGCAAGCGGGATCCGCACTGGCTGGAGCTCCGCTCCGGGCGGTTGGCGGAGGTGCCGCCGGCCACGCTCCGGCGCTGGGGGCTCAACGTGCCGGCGGCGGGCGGCGCGTACTTCCGGCTGCTTCCGTACCGGCTGGTCCGGGAGGCGTTCCTGGACTGCGAGCGGAGAGGAGTGCCGGGAACGTTCTACATCCACCCGTGGGAGCTGGATCCGGACCAACCGCGTCTGGACGCGCCGCTGCTGACCCGGCTCCGACACTACGGGGGGCTGAGGGCAACACGCGGGCGGCTCATTCGCCTGCTCCGGGAGTTCCGCTTCGGACGCATCATCGACACGGTGGCCGCGCTGTGA
- the asnB gene encoding asparagine synthase (glutamine-hydrolyzing) yields the protein MCGIAGIISEDTTLHRVLPRMVETLRHRGPDDEGFAYIGPAALGHRRLSIIDLDHGRQPMLNEDQTIGIVFNGEIYNFPALRRELEAEGYRFRTRSDTEVLLRLYERDGVDCVTRLEGMFAFAIWDDRHRRLLLVRDHMGQKPLFYARVANAILFASEVKGILASGLLPARPDLEAIYHYISLRFIPDRLTLFRGVHKLPAAHRLVIEGGEERIERYWRLARWEKMRGSEEELIDRLDHELSETVKDHLLSDVPVGSFLSGGIDSSLITALMTRHSVGPVSTFSIGVEEHDFNELPYARLVAEQYGTRHHEEVVRPDLVRLVPRMIWHLDEPADPFGIGVYLASKLASRHVKVVLSGDGGDELFAGYDRYAGQRLADIYCVLPAALRRTVMRRIIERVPDSYGYKSFAQKLRWLNEVSLLSRGERYARSMSFLRFTDEDKARLFTPSARAALGRLDSQQKILEHFDTPGIPDLVDRMLYTDLMTRMPDHLLSIVDRMAMAHGLEVRPPFMGHRMVEFAAAIPASLKLKGTRLKYILRRVAARHLHPALVRRKKQGFGFPLAYWLRGELRPLLLEVMRRSRFIEAGIFEPGYVHGLMEEHLEGKRDHNYRLWLLLNLELWHRLFLEGQSVEAVGQWVDEQARGSGRQADALTATAR from the coding sequence ATGTGCGGCATCGCGGGCATCATATCGGAAGACACGACCCTGCACCGCGTCCTGCCCCGAATGGTGGAGACGCTCCGGCACCGGGGCCCGGACGACGAGGGCTTCGCCTACATCGGCCCCGCCGCACTCGGGCATCGGCGGCTCAGCATCATCGACCTGGACCACGGCCGCCAGCCGATGCTGAACGAAGACCAGACCATCGGGATCGTCTTCAACGGCGAGATCTACAACTTTCCCGCCCTGCGACGCGAACTCGAGGCCGAAGGGTATCGCTTCCGCACACGCTCGGACACGGAGGTCCTGCTCCGCCTGTACGAACGCGACGGCGTCGACTGCGTCACCCGGCTCGAGGGCATGTTCGCCTTCGCGATCTGGGACGACCGTCACCGGCGACTGCTGCTCGTGCGCGACCACATGGGGCAAAAACCCCTCTTCTACGCCCGTGTGGCCAACGCCATCCTGTTCGCCTCCGAGGTCAAAGGCATTCTGGCCAGCGGTCTCTTGCCCGCACGACCGGACCTCGAGGCGATCTACCATTACATCTCGCTGCGCTTCATCCCGGACCGGCTCACGCTCTTCAGGGGCGTGCACAAGCTGCCTGCCGCACACCGTCTCGTCATCGAGGGTGGCGAAGAGCGGATCGAGCGTTACTGGCGGCTGGCCAGGTGGGAGAAGATGCGGGGCTCGGAAGAGGAGCTCATCGACCGGCTGGATCACGAGCTCTCCGAAACGGTCAAGGATCACCTCCTCAGCGATGTCCCCGTCGGCAGCTTTCTCAGCGGAGGCATCGACTCCAGTCTGATCACCGCCCTGATGACGCGCCACTCCGTTGGGCCGGTTTCCACCTTCTCCATCGGAGTGGAAGAGCACGACTTCAACGAGCTGCCCTACGCCCGGCTCGTCGCCGAGCAATACGGCACTCGCCATCACGAGGAGGTCGTCCGGCCGGACCTGGTGAGACTGGTGCCCCGGATGATCTGGCACCTGGACGAGCCGGCGGACCCCTTCGGCATCGGAGTGTACCTCGCCTCCAAGCTTGCCTCTCGGCATGTCAAGGTCGTCCTCAGCGGCGATGGCGGTGACGAGTTGTTCGCGGGATACGACCGCTACGCCGGCCAACGCCTTGCCGACATTTACTGCGTGCTGCCCGCAGCGCTCCGCCGCACCGTGATGCGCCGGATCATCGAGCGTGTTCCGGACAGCTACGGCTACAAGAGCTTCGCCCAGAAGCTGCGGTGGCTGAACGAAGTCTCTCTCCTGAGCCGCGGCGAGCGCTACGCGCGCAGCATGAGCTTCCTCCGTTTCACCGACGAGGACAAGGCCCGACTCTTCACGCCCAGCGCCCGCGCCGCTCTGGGACGACTCGACTCGCAGCAGAAGATCCTCGAGCACTTCGATACTCCCGGCATCCCGGACCTGGTGGACCGGATGCTCTACACGGACCTCATGACCCGGATGCCGGATCACCTCCTGAGCATCGTCGACCGCATGGCCATGGCCCACGGCCTGGAGGTGCGGCCGCCGTTCATGGGGCACCGGATGGTCGAGTTCGCGGCGGCGATCCCGGCATCCCTGAAGCTCAAGGGCACCAGGCTGAAGTACATCCTCCGCCGCGTCGCGGCACGCCACCTCCATCCGGCACTGGTGCGCCGCAAGAAGCAGGGATTCGGCTTCCCTCTCGCCTACTGGCTCCGGGGCGAGTTGAGGCCGTTGCTCCTCGAAGTCATGCGCCGCTCGCGGTTCATCGAGGCGGGGATCTTCGAGCCTGGTTACGTCCACGGCCTGATGGAGGAGCACCTCGAGGGAAAGCGCGACCACAACTACCGGCTATGGCTCCTCCTGAACCTCGAGCTATGGCACCGGCTGTTCCTCGAGGGTCAGTCCGTGGAGGCGGTCGGGCAGTGGGTGGACGAACAGGCACGGGGGTCCGGGCGACAGGCGGACGCGCTGACCGCGACGGCGAGGTAG
- a CDS encoding class I SAM-dependent methyltransferase — MVAMAQEPLGRAAAAGPAGQTESGSRRRTRPEREQPDVETASDDYARRFAGSVGAWFLDLQARSTLDLLRRFPPGATVLDVGGGHGQLTPALLEAGYEVVILGSAPEAGERIARFCESGRCRFTVGDLTNLPYATRSFDVVISFRLLPHMRAWRRVIAEACRVARATVIVDYPSSRSINVFADRLFGLKRRIERNTRPFTLFHPRDIARAFAEHGFVITGSRPQFLWPMVLHRAHGSRLLGVTTEAVPRALGLTRLLGSPVIARAERRPDSHSER, encoded by the coding sequence ATGGTCGCCATGGCGCAGGAGCCGCTCGGCAGAGCCGCGGCTGCGGGTCCGGCCGGCCAGACTGAATCCGGTTCCCGTCGACGGACGCGCCCCGAGCGCGAGCAACCGGACGTCGAGACCGCTTCCGATGACTACGCGCGCCGGTTCGCCGGCAGCGTCGGCGCGTGGTTCCTCGACCTGCAAGCGCGCAGCACGCTCGATCTCCTGCGCCGCTTTCCGCCGGGCGCGACCGTTCTCGATGTCGGAGGGGGTCACGGGCAGCTGACGCCGGCCCTGCTGGAGGCCGGCTACGAGGTGGTCATCCTCGGAAGCGCGCCAGAGGCAGGAGAGCGCATCGCCCGCTTCTGCGAGAGCGGACGCTGTCGGTTCACGGTGGGCGACCTGACCAACCTGCCTTACGCGACGCGCTCCTTCGATGTCGTGATCAGCTTCCGGTTGCTGCCTCACATGCGGGCCTGGCGCCGGGTGATCGCCGAGGCGTGCCGCGTCGCACGGGCAACGGTCATCGTGGACTATCCCTCGAGCCGCAGCATCAACGTCTTCGCCGACCGCCTCTTCGGCCTCAAGCGCCGGATCGAGCGCAACACGAGGCCGTTCACGCTGTTCCACCCACGCGACATCGCCCGTGCCTTCGCCGAGCACGGCTTCGTGATCACTGGCTCGAGGCCACAGTTCCTGTGGCCCATGGTCCTGCACCGCGCCCACGGATCCCGCCTCCTCGGAGTCACCACGGAGGCCGTTCCTCGCGCACTCGGCCTGACACGGCTGCTCGGCTCGCCCGTGATCGCACGCGCCGAGCGCCGCCCGGACTCTCACTCAGAACGCTGA
- a CDS encoding glycosyltransferase: MRSAAREIPQHVSPGSRRRLRVLLLAPHPFFQHRGTPIAERALLEVLSAQGHSVDVVTFPEGEAVDVPGCRIYRTPRLPGVRNVRPGFSLKKLLYDVLLFVRAGALARGGRYDVIHAVEESVFIAIVLGPLFRVPYVYDMDSSLPEQLTERFPLLGRVRWALGAMERLAVRRAAAVLTVCRSVEEVARRHAPDRLIARIEDTSMLGTGGDDGPVERIADRIGPDRGAIAMYVGNLEKYQGIDLLLEAFQRVAAEEVGAHLVVIGGDDARIRHYTGLAQRLGVERRVHFLGPRPLPQLGAYLRQADVLVSPRIAGTNTPMKIYSYLDSGRPVVATRLPAHTQVLDDEIACLVDPTPEDLAEGLVRLFRDAELRMLLARRARERFQREFGPEVFRERILRFYGQLEELLQPRGV, encoded by the coding sequence ATGCGTTCCGCCGCTAGGGAGATCCCCCAGCACGTGTCGCCCGGCAGCCGCCGCCGGCTGAGGGTTCTCTTGCTGGCGCCTCACCCGTTCTTCCAGCACAGGGGCACGCCGATCGCCGAGCGGGCGCTGCTGGAGGTGCTCTCAGCGCAGGGGCACAGCGTCGATGTCGTCACCTTCCCGGAGGGCGAGGCGGTGGACGTTCCCGGCTGCAGGATCTATCGGACGCCTCGCTTGCCGGGAGTCCGCAACGTGCGCCCGGGGTTCTCCCTCAAGAAGCTCCTGTACGACGTCCTCCTGTTCGTCCGCGCCGGGGCTCTCGCCCGGGGCGGTCGGTACGACGTCATCCACGCGGTGGAGGAGTCGGTTTTCATCGCGATCGTCCTCGGACCGCTGTTCCGGGTCCCTTACGTCTATGACATGGACTCGTCGCTTCCGGAGCAGCTGACCGAAAGGTTCCCGCTGCTCGGCCGTGTTCGTTGGGCGCTCGGGGCCATGGAGCGATTGGCGGTGCGACGTGCGGCAGCCGTCCTGACGGTGTGCAGGTCGGTGGAGGAGGTCGCGCGGCGCCATGCTCCCGATCGGCTGATCGCTCGGATCGAGGACACGAGCATGTTGGGCACGGGCGGTGACGACGGACCCGTGGAGCGCATCGCGGACCGGATCGGGCCGGACCGGGGGGCGATCGCGATGTACGTCGGCAACCTCGAGAAGTACCAGGGCATCGACCTGTTGCTGGAAGCGTTCCAGCGCGTGGCCGCCGAAGAAGTGGGGGCGCACCTCGTCGTCATCGGGGGCGACGATGCCCGCATCCGACATTACACCGGACTCGCGCAGCGGCTGGGCGTGGAGCGGCGCGTGCATTTCCTCGGGCCGCGGCCGCTCCCCCAGCTCGGGGCTTACCTCAGGCAGGCAGATGTCCTGGTGTCACCGCGCATCGCAGGCACCAACACGCCCATGAAGATCTACTCGTATCTGGACTCGGGACGTCCAGTCGTGGCGACCCGTCTACCGGCGCACACCCAGGTCCTCGATGACGAGATCGCCTGCCTCGTGGACCCGACGCCCGAGGATCTTGCCGAGGGACTGGTGAGACTGTTCCGCGACGCCGAGCTCAGGATGCTCCTGGCACGCCGGGCGCGGGAACGGTTCCAGCGCGAGTTCGGCCCCGAGGTCTTCCGCGAGCGGATCCTGCGCTTCTACGGTCAGCTCGAGGAGTTGCTGCAGCCCCGGGGCGTATGA
- a CDS encoding carbamoyltransferase gives MRVLGLGTEGDSGAAVVEDGRILAAVNEERLSRLKLVEGFPRGSIQEVLRRTGTSIADLDAVLVASTNDLFVNELRPFDGWFQHRIDGVGTYLKRATGKFARYRDQLPFLETGYYALLTPSFLYRRWAIRRILRNEFGVRCPIRFVDHHLAHIASAYFTSGYDDALVLSVDGGGDGKSALVYAVRHGRFERLHEVSSYNSLGNYYAYVTHLCGFKAMKHEGKITGLAAHGEPRYVDLLREFIDEQDGTFINKGKVAAFEALRELERRLPRGWTREDLAASIQRHTEDVVRRFVRYWASRTGLRNLALAGGVFANVRVNEEVLNLPEVDRVFIHPHMGDGGLPVGAALAACIPGILDQTMPRDPEPLVDVYLGPDLTEGDIAEALSRAGLVPESVDGPIEERIADLLVEGYVVARASGRMEYGPRALGNRSILYHPTDRTVNDWLNKNLRRTEFMPFAPSVLAEAADDCFENLEGGEHAAEFMTITFHCTPWMRARMEGVVHLDGTARPQLVRRDRNPSYYRIIEAFYRRTGLPGVINTSFNMHEEPIVCTAADCVRAFLDGYLDYLAIGPYLVKHPRGVTHALRPVERAREYLSI, from the coding sequence ATGAGGGTTCTTGGACTTGGCACCGAGGGCGACAGCGGCGCCGCCGTTGTCGAGGATGGCCGAATCCTGGCCGCCGTCAACGAAGAACGACTCTCACGACTCAAGCTCGTCGAAGGCTTCCCTCGTGGCTCGATTCAGGAAGTCCTCCGCCGGACCGGCACCTCGATCGCGGATCTGGATGCGGTCCTCGTCGCCTCGACCAACGATCTGTTCGTGAACGAGCTCCGTCCGTTCGACGGATGGTTTCAGCACCGTATCGACGGCGTCGGAACCTACCTGAAGCGGGCGACCGGAAAGTTCGCGCGATACCGAGATCAGTTGCCGTTCCTCGAGACCGGCTACTACGCGCTCCTCACACCGAGCTTCCTGTACCGCCGCTGGGCGATCCGGCGAATCCTTCGCAACGAGTTCGGCGTGCGGTGTCCGATCCGGTTCGTCGACCACCACCTCGCGCACATCGCCTCGGCCTATTTCACCAGCGGGTACGATGATGCTCTCGTGCTGTCGGTCGATGGCGGAGGCGACGGGAAGAGCGCCCTCGTGTACGCGGTGAGGCATGGTCGTTTCGAGCGCCTCCATGAAGTCTCCTCCTACAACTCGTTGGGGAACTACTACGCCTACGTCACGCACCTGTGTGGCTTCAAGGCGATGAAGCACGAGGGCAAGATCACCGGCCTCGCGGCGCACGGCGAGCCGAGATACGTCGATCTGCTCCGTGAATTCATCGACGAACAGGACGGCACCTTCATCAACAAGGGCAAGGTCGCGGCGTTCGAGGCCCTGCGCGAGCTCGAACGCCGCCTGCCACGCGGTTGGACGCGCGAGGACCTGGCGGCCAGCATTCAGCGGCACACCGAGGATGTCGTGCGGCGCTTCGTCCGCTACTGGGCGTCGCGCACGGGCCTCCGGAACCTTGCGCTGGCTGGAGGCGTGTTCGCGAACGTGCGCGTCAACGAGGAGGTCCTGAACCTCCCGGAGGTCGACCGCGTCTTCATCCATCCCCATATGGGGGATGGAGGCCTTCCCGTCGGCGCGGCCCTGGCGGCTTGCATCCCCGGGATCCTCGACCAGACGATGCCTCGGGATCCCGAACCGCTGGTGGATGTCTACCTCGGGCCAGATCTGACGGAAGGCGACATTGCCGAGGCACTGAGTCGAGCGGGGTTGGTTCCCGAGTCGGTCGATGGGCCGATCGAGGAGCGCATCGCGGATCTGCTCGTGGAAGGCTACGTGGTCGCGAGGGCGAGCGGGAGGATGGAATACGGACCGCGTGCCCTCGGAAACAGGTCGATCCTCTACCACCCGACCGACAGGACCGTCAACGACTGGCTCAACAAGAACCTGCGGCGCACCGAGTTCATGCCCTTCGCACCGTCGGTGCTCGCCGAGGCGGCGGACGACTGCTTCGAGAACCTGGAAGGCGGGGAGCACGCGGCGGAGTTCATGACGATCACCTTCCACTGCACGCCGTGGATGCGCGCGCGGATGGAGGGCGTCGTGCACCTGGACGGCACCGCGCGTCCCCAGCTCGTCCGCCGGGACCGGAATCCGAGTTACTACCGCATCATCGAGGCGTTCTACCGGCGCACGGGCCTGCCCGGCGTCATCAACACCAGCTTCAACATGCACGAGGAGCCCATCGTGTGCACCGCCGCCGACTGCGTTCGCGCGTTCCTCGATGGGTACCTCGACTATCTCGCCATCGGCCCATACCTCGTCAAGCACCCACGCGGCGTTACGCACGCCCTGAGACCCGTCGAGCGCGCTCGGGAGTACCTCTCCATCTGA
- a CDS encoding gamma-glutamylcyclotransferase — protein MNMTDGPETVDGGSAGSTEPRRFRSRGFHLFTYGTLQRGQEGASLLEGCVRIGPATVQGSLYDIDGEYPALVLAGKGRVEGEIWRCPPEVLARLDEYEGVSEGLFRRVATEAGGLACWVYVAGPKLARRLTPRRRIPSGRWPPEEKIED, from the coding sequence ATGAACATGACGGACGGGCCAGAGACGGTCGACGGCGGGAGCGCGGGCTCCACGGAGCCGCGGCGCTTCCGCAGCAGAGGCTTCCATCTGTTCACATACGGCACCCTGCAACGGGGGCAGGAAGGGGCCAGCCTCCTGGAGGGTTGCGTGCGGATCGGGCCCGCGACCGTGCAGGGCTCGTTGTACGACATCGATGGCGAGTACCCGGCGCTGGTGCTCGCCGGAAAGGGCCGGGTCGAAGGCGAGATCTGGCGTTGCCCTCCCGAGGTGCTGGCGCGGCTGGATGAGTACGAGGGCGTGAGTGAGGGGCTCTTCCGGCGGGTCGCCACGGAGGCGGGCGGGCTGGCCTGCTGGGTCTACGTCGCGGGACCCAAGCTGGCGCGGCGGCTGACGCCGCGGCGCCGGATCCCCTCCGGGCGCTGGCCGCCGGAGGAAAAGATCGAGGACTGA
- a CDS encoding glycine cleavage system protein T has protein sequence MAAGVLHHVHEALGARFGEVAGREVVRHYGDPEREYAAARNDAVVVDRADRAFVRMHGREPVRMIHGLVSNDVAGAPPGQGVYAAMLTAKGKMVADVLVLRRAQGDVLLELDAGALGNVLDHLRRFVPPLFARSEDVSGALGVLGVYGPAARRVVGAALATVLPEGMAEDAFVTVPLTGVAAGASAGSGESGDAAARPEALVVRTLYAGVDGYDVVVPTERIETVWRALVNAGARPAGHGTLETLRIEAGRPRWGADMDETTIPLEAGLRERAISETKGCYTGQEVIVRILHRGHVNWHLRGLLLGEVPAPARGTTLVRAGETKPVGRVTSACASPVHGQTIALGYVRREVEPPAELRLGGPEGPPVQVVALPFEESVRGEQGAG, from the coding sequence GTGGCAGCGGGAGTCCTGCATCACGTTCACGAGGCGTTGGGCGCGCGGTTCGGCGAGGTGGCCGGCCGCGAGGTCGTGAGGCACTACGGCGACCCCGAGCGCGAGTACGCGGCGGCGCGGAACGACGCGGTGGTGGTGGACCGCGCGGACCGCGCCTTCGTGCGTATGCACGGGCGTGAGCCGGTCCGGATGATCCACGGCCTGGTGAGCAACGACGTGGCGGGCGCCCCGCCGGGCCAGGGCGTGTACGCGGCGATGCTCACGGCGAAGGGGAAGATGGTGGCGGACGTCCTGGTGCTCCGGCGCGCGCAGGGAGACGTGTTGCTCGAGCTGGATGCGGGCGCGCTCGGGAACGTGCTGGATCATCTGCGGCGGTTCGTGCCGCCGTTGTTCGCACGTTCCGAGGACGTGTCCGGCGCGCTGGGCGTGCTCGGCGTCTACGGCCCGGCGGCGCGGCGGGTCGTGGGCGCAGCGCTGGCGACCGTGTTGCCGGAGGGCATGGCGGAGGATGCGTTCGTGACGGTGCCGCTCACGGGCGTCGCCGCCGGCGCGTCCGCCGGTTCGGGCGAGTCAGGCGATGCCGCCGCGAGGCCGGAGGCGCTCGTGGTGCGGACGCTGTACGCCGGTGTGGACGGGTACGACGTCGTCGTTCCGACCGAGCGGATCGAGACGGTGTGGCGTGCGCTGGTGAATGCCGGCGCGCGGCCGGCGGGGCACGGCACCCTCGAGACGCTGCGCATCGAGGCGGGCCGGCCACGGTGGGGCGCGGACATGGATGAGACGACGATCCCGCTGGAGGCGGGGCTCCGTGAGCGCGCGATCAGCGAGACCAAGGGGTGCTACACGGGGCAGGAGGTGATCGTGCGCATCCTGCACCGTGGCCACGTGAACTGGCACCTCCGGGGGCTGCTGCTGGGCGAAGTGCCGGCGCCGGCGCGCGGGACGACGCTGGTGCGCGCGGGCGAGACGAAGCCGGTCGGCCGTGTGACCAGCGCGTGCGCCTCGCCGGTGCACGGGCAGACCATCGCGCTCGGCTATGTGCGGCGCGAGGTGGAGCCGCCGGCGGAGTTGCGCCTGGGCGGTCCGGAGGGCCCGCCGGTGCAGGTGGTCGCGCTTCCATTCGAGGAATCCGTGCGCGGAGAACAGGGGGCGGGGTGA